The sequence GGATAGCGGAAACACCCTCTTACGTTAGCAGTGCTTGAAGCGACCTCGATGGCCTTGGTGCACCCGGAGATATTCGACGACAAAGAGGTGGCGATGGTCTATGTCGCCGGTCGCTTGAAGGAAGGTAAGCGGGTCGAGCAAGTCTTGTCGGACAACGCCATCGACTACGCCGTCGACATCGAACCGTTTCAGGGCCGCGTGCTCGGCATTCTTCCGGTAGAGTACGAAGGTATCGGGTTCTACGTCCTCTCTGATCAGGCAGAATTCTGCCGTCGTGTGCTGCGCGAGGCGGATCTGGTACAGGGCCTGGTGGAGGAAACTCTTGATTGAGGCGGCTAGGCTCCAGTGAGTAAGTGCAAACAGATCGCACCGACCCGCGATCGCCGTCCACGACTGATCGAGTATACGTTGCCGGGGGGATGGAAAGTCTTGGCCGGTCGTACCGATGCCGACAACGATTACGTTAGCCTCACGGTCGCCAGACCTGACGATTGGTGGTTTCACGTTCGCGGGATGCCCGGCAGTCATGTCATCCTCCAGTGCCCGCCGGGCGCAGAGCCCGAT comes from Candidatus Binatia bacterium and encodes:
- a CDS encoding NFACT RNA binding domain-containing protein encodes the protein MSKCKQIAPTRDRRPRLIEYTLPGGWKVLAGRTDADNDYVSLTVARPDDWWFHVRGMPGSHVILQCPPGAEPDRETLKRAAAVAAYHSKAREAGVVAVSCTRARYVTKPRGAPVGTVQIRKEVVLKVRPAPGEAVAADANDPA